The Tenacibaculum jejuense genome includes a window with the following:
- a CDS encoding prephenate dehydrogenase, with amino-acid sequence MNVFVIGIGLIGGSLAKDIREKYNEAVLFGVDNNEAHINEAIEKGIVDKGASFEELKNADIVIVSVPVDVSLTLIPKVLDIISENCLVFDVGSTKEQVCEVIKEHPKRRNFLATHPIAGTEFSGPSAALNNLYRGKTNIICEVEKTAFKLQEKALEIFSNLGMRIRYMDPVSHDKHIAYVSHLSHISSFMLGKTVIDKEKNERDIFDMAGSGFASTVRLAKSSPAMWTPIFEQNKDNVIETLTEYIQNLEHFKTLLEENNFSAIYTEMENTNHIKQILNGIQEVKLH; translated from the coding sequence ATGAATGTTTTTGTAATAGGAATTGGATTAATTGGTGGTAGTTTGGCTAAAGATATTCGAGAGAAATATAATGAAGCAGTACTATTTGGAGTAGACAATAATGAAGCGCATATTAATGAAGCAATTGAAAAAGGTATTGTTGATAAAGGTGCTTCTTTTGAAGAATTAAAGAATGCAGATATTGTTATTGTTTCTGTTCCTGTAGATGTTTCTTTGACTTTAATTCCTAAAGTTTTAGATATTATTTCTGAAAACTGTTTGGTTTTTGATGTAGGATCTACCAAAGAACAAGTTTGTGAAGTAATTAAAGAACATCCAAAAAGAAGAAATTTCTTAGCAACGCACCCAATTGCGGGAACTGAATTTTCTGGTCCTTCAGCAGCTTTAAACAATTTATATAGAGGTAAAACAAATATTATTTGCGAGGTTGAAAAAACAGCTTTTAAACTTCAAGAAAAAGCCTTAGAAATCTTTTCAAACTTAGGAATGAGAATCCGATATATGGATCCTGTTTCACACGACAAACACATAGCTTACGTTTCGCATTTATCGCATATCAGCTCATTTATGCTAGGTAAAACTGTAATTGATAAAGAAAAAAACGAACGAGATATTTTCGATATGGCAGGCAGTGGATTTGCTTCTACAGTTCGTTTAGCTAAAAGTTCACCTGCAATGTGGACACCAATTTTCGAGCAAAACAAAGACAATGTCATAGAAACCTTAACAGAATACATTCAAAATTTAGAACATTTTAAGACATTATTAGAAGAAAATAATTTCTCAGCCATTTACACTGAGATGGAAAACACCAATCATATTAAACAAATTTTAAACGGAATACAAGAAGTAAAACTTCATTAA
- a CDS encoding bifunctional 3-deoxy-7-phosphoheptulonate synthase/chorismate mutase type II encodes MENKQELRTWLDDFKLNHPLVIAGPCSAETEDQVLKIAHELKDSDATVLRAGIWKPRTRPGNFEGVGALGLKWLETAKKETGMLTTTEVANKNHVELALKHDVDILWIGARTTVSPFIVQEIADALEGTDKIVLIKNPVNPDLPLWLGAFERFYTAGITKLGAIHRGFSTYEKTRYRNNPNWQIPIELQNRYPDLPLICDPSHIAGRRDIIFDICQTALDLNFDGLMVETHYDPDNAWSDAKQQITPTTLIQMMEDLKIRKETDTEVDFKNALNTLRTQIDVVDHQLIEMMGKRMKISDKIGSLKKEKNVAILQTKRWNEILGKMILEGEENNLSEEFVLKIFKAIHQESINHQKKIINS; translated from the coding sequence ATGGAAAACAAACAAGAATTAAGAACATGGTTAGATGATTTCAAATTAAATCATCCATTAGTAATAGCAGGACCTTGTAGTGCTGAAACTGAAGATCAAGTATTAAAAATCGCTCACGAATTAAAAGACAGTGATGCTACAGTTTTAAGAGCTGGAATTTGGAAACCAAGAACTAGACCTGGAAATTTTGAAGGTGTTGGTGCTTTAGGTTTAAAATGGTTAGAAACTGCGAAAAAGGAAACTGGAATGTTAACAACTACTGAGGTTGCGAACAAAAACCATGTAGAATTAGCATTAAAACATGATGTTGATATTCTTTGGATTGGAGCAAGAACTACGGTAAGTCCTTTTATCGTTCAAGAAATTGCAGATGCTTTAGAAGGAACAGATAAGATTGTGTTAATTAAAAACCCTGTAAATCCAGATTTACCATTATGGTTAGGAGCTTTTGAGCGTTTCTATACTGCTGGAATTACTAAATTAGGTGCTATTCATAGAGGTTTCTCAACTTATGAGAAAACGAGATATAGAAACAATCCAAACTGGCAAATTCCTATCGAATTACAAAATCGTTACCCAGATTTACCATTAATCTGTGATCCTTCTCATATTGCAGGTAGAAGAGATATCATTTTTGATATTTGTCAAACTGCTTTAGATTTAAACTTTGATGGATTAATGGTAGAAACACACTACGATCCAGATAACGCTTGGAGTGATGCTAAACAGCAAATTACACCAACTACTCTTATCCAAATGATGGAAGATTTAAAAATCAGAAAAGAAACGGATACTGAAGTTGATTTTAAAAATGCGTTAAACACTTTAAGAACTCAAATCGATGTGGTAGATCACCAATTAATCGAAATGATGGGGAAAAGAATGAAGATTTCTGATAAAATAGGTTCTTTAAAGAAAGAAAAGAATGTTGCTATTTTACAAACAAAACGTTGGAACGAAATCTTAGGTAAAATGATTTTAGAAGGTGAAGAAAACAATTTAAGTGAAGAATTTGTTTTAAAGATATTCAAGGCAATTCACCAAGAAAGTATTAATCACCAGAAAAAAATTATTAATAGTTAA